The following are from one region of the Odontesthes bonariensis isolate fOdoBon6 chromosome 12, fOdoBon6.hap1, whole genome shotgun sequence genome:
- the itga4 gene encoding integrin alpha-4, which yields MGYLGDSVQVFCIPVLVPVLVQILVLVCPVTGYSLDQEHSIEFNGPSSSMFGYSVLLHRHNSQNWLVVGAPVANMSSSPSVRSPGAVFRCDITTEPHHCHHMPAEVSNCGKTCEAESDHQWLGVSLSRQPAGNGGHVLACAHRWKNVHYSRTDSQSNKLPNGVCYRYGSDLRHSQHIIPCYKDHQKKFGEDYGSCQAGISNFLTEDLIIMGAPGTSYWMGSVLVFNTSSQALSAYVDEGTGVVSFGSYLGYSVGAGHFLGPSTMEVVGGAPQFNQKGKVYIFTLDNTKLKVVSQVSGKELGSYFGSSVCVVDLNADGLSDLLVGAPMATGSTREEGRVHVYINEGQAKLAEADFQLSGSNAFAARFGETIADLGDLDDDGYPDVAVGAPQEDDLKGAIYIYNGRKEGISQTPSQRITGSSLGRDLRMFGQSLSSGIDIDANGYPDVAVGAFLSDSAVVLRTRPVIQVKASLTLPNHIDQQVALCREHSTQTVCFNVTICFNVASRRYRGAIELQYDLTSDILHKPSFPHRFYFHGNGSSNSTRGRVRARHGHLTCVTHVAYQRKDVMDIYTPVKFEVSYGLRETSAQRVSSKGFPPLKPILQQSAGHRNTITNQTQFARSCFLVNCSTNVQLSSQLVLPQKQKFFALGSGQTIILKTLLLNSGDDAFLPRLTLRFPSHIHYIKVLQNQDNVVSCDVTEEVNSTEVSVDCSVTSHVLPAHSQLNVSFLFDVNQNSTPGDIVIHINTSSDNYEMEEYLHDNVMRLILPLKYGVSVNIHSFVTPTSFVFGDEDSISTNCYTEKFNYTYRVLNSGPSMSTDTVVDIMLPKILAPYSHRLLKVVDWQSSHGACSISGTTVSTIEDCDVPQASFIKQLVFFFSETSTRRMFCSREDVLCERLVCRLGNLDAGRVATIQLEISLNPAVLLQAPGRHGIMKFESTAVMSHPREDPHTVLIQGQPVAQVVVEAVFTPKPSTAVKIFIIVVSLIIGLVILAALIWCLWKAGFFKRTYQKEEMEEFKAVRDSWDFVSKVDKRESTS from the exons ATGGGCTACTTAGGGGACAGCGTGCAGGTGTTCTGCATCCCCGTCCTGGTCCCAGTTCTGGTTCAGATCCTGGTCCTGGTCTGTCCTGTCACAGGCTACAGTCTGGATCAGGAACACAGCATTGAGTTCAATGGCCCCTCCTCTTCCATGTTTGGATACTCAGTGCTTCTGCATCGCCATAATTCTCAAAACTG GTTGGTGGTTGGAGCTCCAGTAGCAAACATGTCCTCCAGTCCGTCTGTTCGATCTCCAGGAGCTGTTTTCCGCTGTGACATCACGACGGAGCCCCATCACTGCCACCATATGCCTGCTG AAGTGTCAAACTGTGGCAAGACGTGTGAGGCTGAGAGTGATCACCAGTGGCTGGGCGTCAGTCTGTCCAGACAGCCTGCAGGAAACGGAGGGCATGTCCTG GCGTGTGCACACCGCTGGAAGAACGTCCACTACTCAAGAACAGACAGTCAGAGCAACAAGCTGCCCAACGGGGTCTGTTATCGCTATGGCAGTGACCTGAGACATTCCCAGCACATTATCCCCTGCTACAAAG ACCACCAGAAGAAGTTTGGTGAGGATTATGGATCATGTCAGGCGGGTATTTCCAACTTCCTGACGGAG GACCTGATCATCATGGGAGCTCCAGGAACGTCTTATTGGATGGGTTCAGTTCTGGTCTTCAACACATCCAGTCAAGCGTTGTCAGCATATGTAGATGAAGGGACTGGAGTTGTCAGCTTTGGAAGCTACCTGG GTTACTCTGTTGGAGCTGGCCACTTCCTGGGTCCTTCTACCATGGAAGTGGTAGGTGGAGCTCCACAATTTAACCAAAAGGGAAAG GTCTATATTTTCACGTTGGACAACACAAAGCTGAAGGTTGTCTCCCAAGTGTCTGGAAAAGAA CTGGGATCTTACTTTGGCTCCAGTGTATGTGTGGTGGATCTGAACGCTGACGGTTTGTCAGACCTGTTGGTCGGTGCTCCCATGGCAACAGGCTCCACTCGAGAGGAAGGAAGAGTCCATGTGTACATCAATGAGGGGCAG GCGAAGTTGGCGGAGGCGGATTTTCAGCTAAGTGGCAGCAATGCCTTTGCCGCTCGGTTTGGAGAGACCATTGCTGACCTGGGAGACCTGGATGATGATGGTTACCCAG ATGTGGCGGTTGGTGCCCCACAGGAAGATGATCTGAAAGGCGCCATCTACATCTACAATGGCAGGAAGGAGGGCATTTCACAAACTCCGTCCCAG AGGATTACGGGATCCTCTCTCGGTCGTGACCTGAGGATGTTCGGACAGTCGCTGAGCTCTGGCATTGACATAGATGCTAATGGCTATCCGG ATGTGGCAGTGGGTGCGTTCCTCTCAGACTCAGCTGTGGTTCTCAG GACCCGTCCAGTGATTCAGGTGAAGGCATCTTTAACTCTGCCCAATCACATTGACCAGCAGGTGGCACTGTGCCGAGAACATTCGACTCAAACTGTCTGCTTCAACGTTACCATCTGCTTCAATGTCGCGTCCAGACGCTACAGAGGAGCAATAG AGCTTCAGTATGATTTGACCTCTGATATCCTCCATAAACCGTCTTTCCCTCATCGCTTCTATTTCCACGGTAACGGGTCGTCGAATAGCACAAGGGGGCGTGTGAGAGCACGGCACGGCCATCTCACTTGTGTAACACACGTGGCTTACCAAAGG AAGGATGTCATGGATATTTATACTCCGGTTAAGTTTGAGGTTTCATACGGTCTCAGAGAAACAAGCGCCCAGAGAGTCTCCTCCAAAGGCTTTCCTCCATTAAAACCAATTCTGCAGCAGAGCGCGGGACACCGTAACACCATCACCAACCAG ACTCAGTTTGCCCGTTCGTGCTTTCTGGTGAACTGCTCAACAAACGTGCAGCTGTCAAGTCAACTAGTGTTGCCACa AAAGCAGAAGTTCTTTGCTCTGGGCTCTGGACAAACCATCATACTGAAAACCTTGCTGCTGAACTCTGGAGATGATGCCTTCCTGCCTCGACTGACCCTTCGGTTTCCCAGCCACATCCACTACATCAAAGTGTTGCAGAAC CAGGACAACGTGGTCAGTTGTGATGTCACAGAGGAGGTCAACTCTACAGAGGTGAGCGTTGACTGCAGCGTCACCAGCCACGTCCTTCCAGCCCACTCCCAA CTGAACGTCAGCTTCCTGTTTGATGTCAACCAGAACAGCACACCTGGTGACATCGTCATTCACATCAACACCAGCAG TGATAACTATGAGATGGAGGAGTATCTCCATGACAATGTGATGAGGCTCATCCTTCCGCTCAAATATGGAGTCAGTGTCAACATCCATAG TTTTGTGACTCCCACCTCTTTTGTATTTGGAGATGAAGACTCAATTTCAACTAACTGCTACACTGAAAAATTCAACTACACCTACAGG GTGTTAAACTCTGGTCCCAGCATGTCAACGGATACGGTGGTTGACATTATGCTGCCAAAGATCCTTGCACCTTACTCGCACAGACTTCTGAAGGTGGTCGACTGGCAG TCGTCACATGGCGCGTGCTCAATCAGCGGCACGACTGTTTCAACCATCGAGGACTGTGACGTTCCTCAAGCTTCCTTCATCAAACAGctcgtcttttttttctctgaaaccTCCACCCGCAGAAtg ttttGTAGCCGCGAAGATGTGCTGTGTGAGCGATTGGTGTGTCGTCTCGGTAACCTGGATGCAGGGAGAGTTGCTACCATCCAACTGGAGATCAGCCTAAaccctgctgtgctgctgcaagcTCCG GGTCGTCATGGCATCATGAAGTTTGAGAGCACAGCAGTGATGTCACATCCAAGAGAAGATCCTCACACCGTCCTCATCCAGGGTCAACCTGTCGCACAG GTGGTTGTGGAAGCTGTTTTTACCCCGAAACCCTCAACAGCGGTGAAGATCTTCATCATTGTTGTCAGTTTAATTATAGGATTGGTAATCCTGGCAGCTCTCATCTGGTGTCTGTGGaag GCTGGTTTCTTTAAGAGAACTTACCagaaggaggagatggaggagttCAAGGCAGTTCGAGACAGCTGGGACTTTGTTTCAAAAGTGGACAAAAGAGAGAGCACTTCCTAA